The window CGCGGCCGCGAGGAGTTCGTGGAGGTGCTCTTCGAGATCAGCAAGAGCGAGACGCTGGCCGCCATCCTGGTCACGCACCACATGAGCGAGATCGCCCGCACCGCGGAGCGCGTGCTCTACCTGGACCACCGCGTGGTGGCCTGGGGGCTGCCCGACGAGCTGCTGGGCCGCACGGACCTCGCCGCCATCAGCGACCCGGGGGTGCGCAGCACGCGCTGGGATCCGGAGCCCCATGACGCCGGCCAAGGAGGGCGCATGAACTGGCTGCTCGAGCCGCTGGCGCAGGGCTTCATGCAGCGCGCCTTCATCGCCGGCATGCTGGTGGGCGGGCTGTGCGCCTGCATCGGCGTGTTCGTGGTCAAGCGCGGCCTCTCGTTCATCGGTGACGGGCTGGCGCACGCCACCTTCGGAGGCATCGCCCTCGGGCTGTGGCTCGAGCTGGGTGTGCAGGAGGCCGTGTGGGTGGCGCTGCCGTTCACGGTGCTGGTGTCGCTGGGCATCGCCTACGTGCTGCGCACCGGCAAGCTGGGCGGCGACGTGGCCACCGGAGTGTTCTTCGCCGTGTCGTTCGCGCTGGGCGTGCTGTTCCTGGGCCTGCGCCCGGTGGACGCGCCCATGGTCAACGTGGAGAGCGTGCTCTTCGGCAGCATCCTGGCCATAGGCCACACGGACCTCTACATGGTGGCGGGGGTCGCCGTGGTGGCGGGGCTGCTGCTGGCGGCCACCTGGAGCCGCCTGGCCTACGCCACCTTCGACCCCGCGCTGGCGCGCCTCTCGGGGGTCCCCGTCGCGGCGCTCGACTACATGCTGCTGGCGCTCACCGCGGTGGTCATCGTGGTGTCGGTCAAGACGGTTGGAATCGTGCTCGTCAGCTCCTTCATTGTGATTCCCGCGGCCTCGGCCGGCCTGCTCGCGAGGAGCATCGGCCGCATGACCCTGCTGGCCGTCACCCTGGGGGTTTCGGCGCCGGGGCGGGCCTCCTCGCCAGCTACCACCTGAACGTGGCCAGCGGCGCCACCATCATCCTGCTGCTGGGGCTCTGTTTCGCGCTGGCCATGGGCATTCGCCGCGGCCGGTGAGCTCTCGGGGCCGTCCGGTAACCCGCTCGGCACGTTCCGTGCAAACCTGCGCGTCATGGCCAAGTCCCTCGCCGCGCGCGCGCGCGAACTACGCATGTCCTCGGAGGTGCCGCCGCCGCGCTTTTTCTTGCTGCTGATGGTCACGTTCACGGTCCTGCTGGGCATGGTGCTGCGGCCCATGGCGAGCGAGCTGGTGCTGGCGGCCGTGCTGGCCACGGCGCTCTGGCCGCTGCAGGCCTGGCTGGTGCGCCGGCTCCACACCAAGCGCCACGGCCTGGTCGCCGGCCTCATCCTGCTGGTGCTGGTGCTGCTCTTGATCGGGCCTCTCTGGGGCCTGGCGGCGCTGGTCATTCGCGACGGCTCGGATGGGCTCCGGTTCGTGCTGCAGACGCTGCACGGCGAAGGGGTGGCCGCCATGGTCGCGAGCTTGCCCGACAGCGCGCGAGACCTGGTCCAGCTCGGCCTCGAGCAGCTCCCCGCCACCACCGACGAGCTGATGGCCACGCTCGGCACGAGCGGCAATCAGACGGCCAGGGTGGTGGGCGCCGCGGTGGTCGGGACGGGCTCGTTCTTGTTCCACACGGGCCTCATGCTGGTGGCGCTCTACTTCTTCCTCACCCACGGCGAGGAGCTGGTGCATTGGCTCGACAGCATCTCGCCGCTCGGCCGCGGACAGACCCGTGAGCTGCTCGTCAGCTTCAAGCAGGTGTCGGTCGCGGTCATCGTCTCGTCGCTCGCCACCTCCACGGTGCAGGCGCTCGCCGCGCTGATCGGCTTCCTGATCGCGCGCGTGCCCAGCCCCATCTTCTTCGTGTCGCTCGCCTTCGTGGCGGCGTTCATCCCGGCCATCGGCGCCGCCACCGTGTCCATGGTGGCCGCGCTGTTCCTGTTGGTCACCGGGCACCCCTACATGGCGCTGTTCCTCGCCATCTGGAGCGTCTTCGTGGTGGGGCTGGTGGACAACCTCATCAAGCCCATCCTCATCAAGCGCGGCGTCGAGATCCACGCGGGCGTGGTCTTCTTCGCCCTGCTCGGTGGGCTCGCGGCCTTCGGCCCCATCGGCCTGCTGCTGGGCCCGCTGGTGGTGGCCATGTTCTTGGCGCTCCTGCGCATGTACCAGCGCGACTACTCGCCGGGCGGCAACGATGAAGAAGACCCAGTGGCCCGGCTGATGCCCGAGCACGAGCCGGAACCGAAGCCGGAGCCCGAGCCGGAGCCCGAAATCGGCAAGTCCATCATCAGCCCACGGGGGGAGGAGACCTCTGCCTGAGCGCGCCGCGCTACGCGTCCTGGTACGCGGCGTCGTTCGGGTCGTGCTTGGCCACGGCGGCCCGGGCGACGGCGGCGTCCTCCGTGCGGCCCAGCGCCTCGAGCGCGTGGTAGCGGTGCGCGAGCAGCTGCTTCTCGCTGATCCACCAGAGCGCGCTCGCCGTGAGGCCCGCGTCGGCGGCGGCCAGCCACGCAGCGTGGTCTCCTCTTGCTCTGGCGATCTCGCAGCGGCCGAGCGCTCGCATGGCGTCGGGCTCCTTCGAGACCTCTGCGGCGGCGTCGAACATGGCCTCGGCCTCGCTGGCGCGACCGCCGTGCAGCGCCAGGCGGCCCCGCGCGATGCGCAGCTTGTCGTGCGGCAGCGGGTACTGCGCCAGCATGGGGTCATCGGTGCCCGCGTCGATGCGAGCGAGCGCGGCGGCCACCTCCACCAAGAAGGGCTCGTCGGCTTCGGTCACCTTCCAGGTGCCCAGGTACTCGATGCCCCACTCGGCGAACGAGCGCAGCAACCAGGCGTCCAGCCAGGCCGCGAAGCTGGGGTACCACTCGGTGAGCGGGCCGCCGCCCTCCCGGAAGTCCACCCACACGCGCCCCGCGTGCTCGCCGCGCGTGAGCAGGAAGTCGAAGTAGCCGCAGCCGTGGTCACTGAGCGGGATGGCGCCCGCGAGATCGTCCGCGCAGGGCTGGCTGTCGAGCGGGTGCAAGAGCCCATAGAAAGGGCCGATGCCCGCGCCGGAGGCCTCGCTGATCCACCAGCGGTAGTCGTCCGGGAGCGTGAGCCCGTGTCGCGCCTCGGCCTCGGCCTGCTCCTCGGGGCTCAGCTGGAAGACCGTCCACTGGTGCATGCTCGCGCCGAAGATCTTGGAGTCGGGGTCGCGGTTGCCCAGCGTGCGGACGCGGCGGTAGAGGTCGCTCAGCACGGAGGTGTCGGTCATGGCGCCGCACGATACAGGCTTGCGATGACTCGCCGGAAGGCGCTTGATGGCCCTGATGAACGATCCGCAATCGACACCACCCACAGCGTTGCTGGGGCCGAGCGACCCACCGCCGTTTCGTGTCCTTCGGCCGGAGGGCACGTCGCGCTTCGTGCTGCTGGGAGACCACGCGGGGCAGGCCGTCCCACACGCGCTGGCCAGGTTGGGGCTCCCTCAGGAGGAGCTGGACCGGCACATCGGCTGGGACATCGGCGTGGCCGGCCTGGCCGAGGCGCTGTCCGCGCGGCTGGACGCCATCGCCATCCTGCAGACGTACTCGCGCCTGGTGATCGACTGCAACCGGCCGCTCACGGCGCCGGACTCCATCGCCACCGTGAGCGACGGAACGCGGGTGCCCGCCAACCAGGGGCTCACGGACCAGGCAGCCCAGGCGCGCGCCGCCGAGATCTTCACGCCCTACCACCAGCGCATCACGCAGGAGCTGGACCGGCGAGATGGACGAGACCCGATCCTGATCGCGCTGCACAGCTTCACCCCCGTGTTCAAGGGGCACATCCGCCCATGGCACGTGGGGGTGCTCTACCAGCGCGACGCGCGCCTGGCGCACGCCGTGCGCGACGCGCTCATGGGCGAGACCGGCTTGGTGGTGGGCGACAACGAGCCCTACTCGGTGAGCGACGCCACGGACTACGCCATCCCGGTCTACGGCGAGCGCCGTGGGCTCTTGCACGTGGAGCTCGAGGTGCGGCAAGACCTCATCCTCCACGGCGAGGGCCAGGACGTCTGGGCGGAGCGCCTCGCGCGTTTGCTCCGGGAGTCTGTGCCCGCCGCGCTGCCGGGGTGATTCGGGCGTGTAACTTCGTCCGACCTTGCCTTCCCCTCGTCGAGGCAGCCGCCTATACGAGACTCAACCGCTTCCCCCACGGAGTTCCTTCATGTTGATTCGCCTCGGGTTCGAGATCCGCTATCGCTTCCCGCAGCCCACGCCCATGTTGGTGACGCTCAACCTGCACGACTCGCGTCGCGCGGACATCGCCATCGCGCAGGAGCTCTTGCTCACGCCGGGCGTGCCGCTGCACCAGTACCACGATGGCTTCGGCAACATCTGCACGCGCTTCGTGGCGCCGGCGGGCACCATGACGCTGTTCTCCGACGCGGTGGTGCGCGACACGGGGAACACCGACGACATCGCCCCCGGGGCGCAGCAGGTGCCCGTCCCACAGCTGCCGGACGAGACGCTGGTGTACCTGCTGGGCAGCCGCTACTGCGAGACCGACAAGCTGATGGAGCAGGCCTGGAGCCTGTTCGGGAACACCCCGCTCGGCTGGGGCCGCGTGCAGGCCATCTGCGACTACGTGCACCAGCGCATCACCTTCGGCTACCAGTACGCCAACGCCACCAAGGGCGCGGCGCAGGCGCTCGAAGAGGGGCGCGGGGTGTGCCGTGACTACGCGCACTCGGCCGTCGCGCTGTGCCGCTGCATGAACATCCCGGCGCGCTACTGCACGGGCTACCTGGGCGACATCGGGGTCCCCTACAGCGACGCGCCCATGGACTTCTCGGCCTGGTTCGAGGCCTACCTGGACGGGCGCTGGTACACCTTCGACGCGCGCCACAACACGCCGCGCATCGGCCGCGTGCTGGTGGCCCGCGGGCGCGACGCTTCGGACGCCGCCATCAGCAACACGTTCGGTGTGAACACGCTCGAGTCGTTCGTGGTCTGGTGTGCGGAGACCAACGACTCCACGCTGACGCCGCGCGGCTGACGCGGCGTGCTCAGCTCTTGGCGTACTTGCGGAGGCCCTTGCCGATGGAGGTGCTCAGCACCTTCTGCAGCAGGCCGCCCGTTCCCGGGATGGAGGGGTCGAAGGTGATCAGGTAGTGCAGGTGCGAGCCGCTCGGCGTCTCCGTGAACACCAAGCGCCCCAGGTGGTTCTTGATGCCGGGGCCCTTCGTGACCTTGTACTCGATCAGGCGGTCCTGCTCGAAGGTGACGATGGTCTCCTCGAGCCCCAGCAGCCCCGGGCCCACGCCGCGCACGGCGCCGAGGCCGTTCTTGCCTCCCACCGTGCCGTGCTTGAGCAGACGCATGGGCGCGCCGAGGATGCGCCCCAGGTTCTCGTGGTC of the Sandaracinaceae bacterium genome contains:
- a CDS encoding SRPBCC family protein — its product is MAHKIDLHFDFPFPVARAFADISDHENLGRILGAPMRLLKHGTVGGKNGLGAVRGVGPGLLGLEETIVTFEQDRLIEYKVTKGPGIKNHLGRLVFTETPSGSHLHYLITFDPSIPGTGGLLQKVLSTSIGKGLRKYAKS
- a CDS encoding transglutaminase family protein, with the protein product MLIRLGFEIRYRFPQPTPMLVTLNLHDSRRADIAIAQELLLTPGVPLHQYHDGFGNICTRFVAPAGTMTLFSDAVVRDTGNTDDIAPGAQQVPVPQLPDETLVYLLGSRYCETDKLMEQAWSLFGNTPLGWGRVQAICDYVHQRITFGYQYANATKGAAQALEEGRGVCRDYAHSAVALCRCMNIPARYCTGYLGDIGVPYSDAPMDFSAWFEAYLDGRWYTFDARHNTPRIGRVLVARGRDASDAAISNTFGVNTLESFVVWCAETNDSTLTPRG
- a CDS encoding AI-2E family transporter: MAKSLAARARELRMSSEVPPPRFFLLLMVTFTVLLGMVLRPMASELVLAAVLATALWPLQAWLVRRLHTKRHGLVAGLILLVLVLLLIGPLWGLAALVIRDGSDGLRFVLQTLHGEGVAAMVASLPDSARDLVQLGLEQLPATTDELMATLGTSGNQTARVVGAAVVGTGSFLFHTGLMLVALYFFLTHGEELVHWLDSISPLGRGQTRELLVSFKQVSVAVIVSSLATSTVQALAALIGFLIARVPSPIFFVSLAFVAAFIPAIGAATVSMVAALFLLVTGHPYMALFLAIWSVFVVGLVDNLIKPILIKRGVEIHAGVVFFALLGGLAAFGPIGLLLGPLVVAMFLALLRMYQRDYSPGGNDEEDPVARLMPEHEPEPKPEPEPEPEIGKSIISPRGEETSA
- a CDS encoding SMI1/KNR4 family protein; protein product: MTDTSVLSDLYRRVRTLGNRDPDSKIFGASMHQWTVFQLSPEEQAEAEARHGLTLPDDYRWWISEASGAGIGPFYGLLHPLDSQPCADDLAGAIPLSDHGCGYFDFLLTRGEHAGRVWVDFREGGGPLTEWYPSFAAWLDAWLLRSFAEWGIEYLGTWKVTEADEPFLVEVAAALARIDAGTDDPMLAQYPLPHDKLRIARGRLALHGGRASEAEAMFDAAAEVSKEPDAMRALGRCEIARARGDHAAWLAAADAGLTASALWWISEKQLLAHRYHALEALGRTEDAAVARAAVAKHDPNDAAYQDA
- a CDS encoding N-formylglutamate amidohydrolase, yielding MNDPQSTPPTALLGPSDPPPFRVLRPEGTSRFVLLGDHAGQAVPHALARLGLPQEELDRHIGWDIGVAGLAEALSARLDAIAILQTYSRLVIDCNRPLTAPDSIATVSDGTRVPANQGLTDQAAQARAAEIFTPYHQRITQELDRRDGRDPILIALHSFTPVFKGHIRPWHVGVLYQRDARLAHAVRDALMGETGLVVGDNEPYSVSDATDYAIPVYGERRGLLHVELEVRQDLILHGEGQDVWAERLARLLRESVPAALPG